A window of the Tripterygium wilfordii isolate XIE 37 chromosome 12, ASM1340144v1, whole genome shotgun sequence genome harbors these coding sequences:
- the LOC120011268 gene encoding mitochondrial uncoupling protein 5-like has protein sequence MGVKGFVEGGIAAIVAGCSTHPLDLLKVRMQLQGETVAVPNVQQRHTLRPALTFHSTTAAFFPPNSIHVPPPPRPRVGLVSVGMKIVQAEGVAALYCGVSATVLRQTLYSTTGMGIYDVLKQKWTDKDSKNMPLARKIAAGLIGGGIGATVGNPADVAMVRMQADGRLPVAQRRNYNSVIDAITRMSKQEGITSLWRGSALTVNRAMIVTASQLATYDQVKEAILEKGVMADGLGTHVTASFTAGFVAAVASNPVDVIKTRVMNMKVEPGMAPPYNGALDCAMKTVKAEGLMALYKGFIPTISRQGPFTVVLFVTLEQVRKLLKEF, from the coding sequence ATGGGAGTGAAGGGATTTGTTGAGGGTGGAATCGCTGCCATTGTTGCTGGATGCTCCACACATCCTCTGGATCTCCTCAAGGTCCGTATGCAACTTCAAGGTGAGACCGTGGCTGTTCCAAATGTTCAGCAACGTCACACTTTGCGACCTGCTTTGACCTTCCATTCCACCACTGCTGCATTTTTTCCTCCTAATTCGATTCACGTTCCTCCGCCGCCACGGCCACGTGTGGGGCTTGTTTCCGTGGGAATGAAGATTGTTCAGGCAGAGGGTGTTGCTGCTTTGTACTGCGGCGTCTCTGCCACAGTCCTCCGTCAGACGCTCTATTCGACCACTGGGATGGGAATTTATGATGTTCTGAAGCAGAAGTGGACCGACAAGGACTCCAAGAACATGCCCTTGGCACGCAAGATCGCTGCTGGACTCATAGGCGGCGGGATCGGCGCGACGGTAGGGAACCCTGCCGATGTCGCCATGGTTCGGATGCAGGCGGACGGACGGCTTCCCGTAGCTCAGCGGCGCAACTATAATAGCGTGATCGATGCGATCACGAGGATGTCGAAGCAGGAAGGCATCACCAGCCTATGGCGCGGTTCGGCGCTGACCGTGAATCGGGCGATGATCGTGACTGCGTCGCAGCTAGCCACCTACGATCAAGTCAAGGAGGCAATTTTGGAGAAAGGAGTGATGGCGGACGGGCTTGGAACCCACGTGACCGCTAGTTTTACTGCAGGGTTTGTTGCCGCCGTTGCGTCGAATCCGGTAGATGTGATAAAGACACGAGTGATGAACATGAAGGTGGAACCAGGGATGGCTCCGCCGTACAACGGAGCCTTAGATTGTGCGATGAAGACTGTGAAGGCCGAGGGACTCATGGCCCTCTACAAGGGATTTATCCCTACGATTTCAAGGCAAGGGCCTTTCACTGTGGTGCTGTTTGTGACCTTGGAGCAAGTCAGAAAGTTGCTCAAggagttttga
- the LOC120010252 gene encoding universal stress protein PHOS34 isoform X1 has product MDGNLGCVIVAVDGNEESMHALRWALDNIKLRSPAPDSNETPGFFIVLHVQSPPSIAAGVNPGGIPFGGPSNLEVPAFTAAIEAHQKRITQVILDHALQICSDKRVNVKSQVVIGDPKEKICEVVENLHAGLLVMGSRALGPIKRMFLGSVSNYCANHASCPVMIVKGKGTSS; this is encoded by the exons ATGGATGGAAACTTAGGTTGCGTGATTGTGGCCGTCGATGGCAATGAGGAGAGCATGCACGCGTTGAGATGGGCGCTCGATAATATCAAGCTCCGATCCCCTGCGCCTGATTCCAATGAAACCCCTGGTTTCTTCATCGTCCTGCACGTCCAATCTCCACCTTCCATCGCCGCTGGCGTCAACCCCGGAGGCATCCCCTTCGGCGGGCCCA GTAACTTGGAGGTGCCTGCGTTCACTGCGGCGATCGAGGCTCATCAGAAACGGATCACACAGGTTATACTGGATCATGCTTTGCAGATTTGCTCAGATAAAAGA GTGAATGTCAAAAGCCAAGTGGTGATTGGGGATCCCAAGGAGAAAATTTGTGAAGTTGTAGAGAATTTACATGCTGGTTTGCTAGTCATGGGGTCTCGTGCTTTAGGTCCTATTAAAAG GATGTTCTTGGGAAGTGTAAGCAACTATTGCGCAAACCATGCATCTTGCCCTGTCATGATTGTAAAGGGAAAGGGCACTTCCTCATAA
- the LOC120010402 gene encoding mitochondrial uncoupling protein 5-like, whose amino-acid sequence MGVKGFVEGGIASIVAGCSTHPLDLLKVRMQLQGESMTVPNVQQFHTLRPALAFHSTTAAVFPPNSIHVPPPPPPRVGLVSVGMKIVQAEGVNALFSGVSATVLRQTLYSTTRMGLYDVLKQKWTDKDSKNMPLARKIAAGLIAGGIGAAVGNPADVAMVRMQADGRLPVAQRSNYNSVIDAITRMSKQEGITSLWRGSTLTVNRAMIVTASQLATYDQVKESILEKGVMADGLGTHVTASFAAGFVAAVASNPVDVIKTRVMNMKVEPGMAPPYNGALDCAMKTVKAEGLMALYKGFIPTISRQGPFTVVLFVTLEQVRKLLKEF is encoded by the coding sequence ATGGGAGTCAAGGGATTTGTTGAGGGTGGAATTGCTTCCATTGTTGCTGGATGCTCCACACATCCACTGGATCTACTCAAGGTTCGTATGCAACTTCAAGGTGAGAGCATGACTGTTCCAAACGTTCAGCAATTTCACACTCTGCGACCAGCTTTGGCCTTCCATTCCACCACCGCTGCTGTGTTTCCTCCTAATTCGATTCACGTTCCTCCTCCGCCGCCGCCGCGTGTGGGCCTCGTCTCTGTAGGGATGAAGATTGTTCAGGCAGAGGGTGTTAATGCTCTGTTCTCCGGCGTCTCTGCCACTGTCCTCCGTCAGACGCTCTATTCGACCACTCGGATGGGACTTTATGATGTTCTGAAGCAGAAATGGACCGACAAGGACTCCAAGAACATGCCCTTGGCACGCAAGATCGCTGCTGGACTCATTGCCGGCGGTATCGGCGCGGCAGTCGGGAACCCTGCCGATGTCGCCATGGTTCGGATGCAGGCGGACGGACGGCTTCCCGTAGCTCAGCGGAGCAACTATAATAGCGTGATTGATGCGATCACGAGGATGTCGAAGCAGGAAGGCATCACCAGCCTGTGGCGCGGATCGACTCTGACCGTGAATCGAGCGATGATCGTGACTGCGTCGCAGCTAGCGACCTAcgatcaagtaaaggagtcaatTTTGGAGAAAGGAGTGATGGCGGACGGGCTTGGAACACACGTGACAGCCAGTTTTGCGGCAGGGTTTGTTGCTGCCGTTGCGTCGAATCCGGTGGATGTGATAAAGACACGAGTGATGAACATGAAGGTGGAGCCAGGGATGGCTCCGCCGTACAACGGAGCCTTAGATTGTGCGATGAAGACTGTGAAGGCGGAGGGACTCATGGCCCTCTATAAGGGATTCATCCCTACGATTTCAAGGCAAGGGCCTTTCACTGTGGTCTTGTTTGTGACGTTGGAGCAGGTCAGAAAGTTGCTCAAGGAATTTTGA
- the LOC120010252 gene encoding universal stress protein PHOS34 isoform X2, with translation MDGNLGCVIVAVDGNEESMHALRWALDNIKLRSPAPDSNETPGFFIVLHVQSPPSIAAGVNPGGIPFGNLEVPAFTAAIEAHQKRITQVILDHALQICSDKRVNVKSQVVIGDPKEKICEVVENLHAGLLVMGSRALGPIKRMFLGSVSNYCANHASCPVMIVKGKGTSS, from the exons ATGGATGGAAACTTAGGTTGCGTGATTGTGGCCGTCGATGGCAATGAGGAGAGCATGCACGCGTTGAGATGGGCGCTCGATAATATCAAGCTCCGATCCCCTGCGCCTGATTCCAATGAAACCCCTGGTTTCTTCATCGTCCTGCACGTCCAATCTCCACCTTCCATCGCCGCTGGCGTCAACCCCGGAGGCATCCCCTTCG GTAACTTGGAGGTGCCTGCGTTCACTGCGGCGATCGAGGCTCATCAGAAACGGATCACACAGGTTATACTGGATCATGCTTTGCAGATTTGCTCAGATAAAAGA GTGAATGTCAAAAGCCAAGTGGTGATTGGGGATCCCAAGGAGAAAATTTGTGAAGTTGTAGAGAATTTACATGCTGGTTTGCTAGTCATGGGGTCTCGTGCTTTAGGTCCTATTAAAAG GATGTTCTTGGGAAGTGTAAGCAACTATTGCGCAAACCATGCATCTTGCCCTGTCATGATTGTAAAGGGAAAGGGCACTTCCTCATAA
- the LOC120010611 gene encoding uncharacterized protein LOC120010611 has translation METTHFVQGFQSNCPRKFCKPLYYSGLQFLTDTYLIIKLPDSGILRILSRSMILALIFVSLPWLGSSAMFTPIVSGSEIGTDSINVEFLPSLFQDLTKEGLIQAGSKALFLSNEDQQNDIYNSRMLGGQDMIHMNVISVNDLGQQNVVPEEFFDAVITSSFHVATAFIDRTLKVGGVAIVQLSQNPSLAFNKPPNYKIVYLRRFGSVILAMKKTSNAQASSATQRRLLAHSSEARKAALKNLEDVLLEPPRAASGKSSRYLKKTRYLPDLTGDSLENYPRRVFIDVGLPAEERGSGTGWFAKNYPTRNLDFEIHKIETVTEESSGKEVPQVAEVGMSDWLIKNVKEEDYVVMKGEAEVVEEMMKSKAITLVDELFMECKPQRKAGRNGSGRAYWECLALYGKLRDEGVAVHQWWG, from the exons ATGGAAACAACCCACTTCGTTCAAGGGTTTCAATCCAATTGCCCCAGGAAGTTCTGCAAACCATTGTATTACAGTGGCCTTCAGTTTCTGACTGATACGTATTTGATCATCAAACTTCCTGATTCGGGTATTCTGAGGATTCTTTCGAGATCCATGATTTTGGCTTTGATTTTCGTTTCGTTGCCCTGGTTAGGCAGTTCTGCAATGTTTACGCCAATTGTTTCTGGTTCTGAAATTGGCACCGATTCCATCAATGTTGAATTCTTGCCATCACTCTTCCAAGATTTAACAAAGGAAGGCCTTATTCAAGCAGGATCAAAAGCTCTTTTCTTAAGCAATGAGGATCAACAGAACGATATTTACAATTCTCGGATGCTCGGTGGACAAGACATGATCCACATGAATGTTATCTCTGTTAATGATTTGGGGCAACAAAATGTTGTCCCTGAAGAATTCTTTGACGCTGTAATCACAAGCAGCTTCCATGTTGCCACGGCATTCATTGATCGGACTCTCAAAGTTGGTGGTGTCGCCATTGTTCAACTAAGCCAAAATCCATCATTGGCATTCAACAAGCCACCCAATTACAAGATTGTCTATCTTAGACGTTTTGGTTCAGTCATCTTGGCCATGAAGAAAACAAGTAATGCTCAAGCTAGTTCGGCCACACAGAGGCGGCTCCTTGCCCATTCATCTGAGGCAAGAAAGGCAGCATTGAAGAACCTGGAAGACGTGCTCCTCGAACCTCCAAGGGCAGCTTCAG GCAAGTCAAGCAGATACCTGAAGAAAACGAGGTACCTACCAGACTTAACCGGTGACTCCCTAGAGAACTACCCGCGACGGGTATTCATTGATGTTGGATTGCCAGCAGAAGAGCGGGGCAGTGGCACTGGATGGTTTGCTAAGAATTATCCGACAAGGAATCTGGATTTTGAGATACATAAGATCGAGACGGTGACAGAGGAATCTTCGGGGAAGGAGGTGCCACAAGTGGCAGAGGTTGGGATGTCAGACTGGTTGATAAAGAATGTGAAGGAAGAAGATTATGTGGTGATGAAGGGAGAAGCAGAAGTAGTAGAGGAGATGATGAAGAGCAAGGCAATAACATtagtggatgagcttttcatggagTGCAAGCCACAAAGGAAAGCAGGAAGAAATGGCAGTGGGAGGGCTTATTGGGAATGTTTGGCTTTGTATGGAAAGTTGAGGGATGAAGGTGTTGCAGTGCACCAATGGTggggttga